In the genome of Bacillus sp. S3, one region contains:
- a CDS encoding pyruvate, water dikinase regulatory protein — MVQKEVVYVVSDSVGETAELVVKAVAMQFNGGHVDIRRNSYVDDFEDIEDVILLAKKDRSIIVYTIVIPTLKEYLDRRAEEEGIVAVDLLSPLMNAFESRLNKQPHHQPGLMRKLDEEYFRRIEAIEFAVKYDDGRDPRGITKADIVLIGVSRTSKTPLSMYLAHKRFKVANVPLVPEVPPPDELYQVPRKNCIGLIISPDKLNEIRKERLKALGLASQANYASFERILEELDHAEKIMKRVGCPIIDVSNKAVEETAGLILDILKKERSI; from the coding sequence TTGGTACAGAAGGAAGTTGTCTATGTGGTATCAGACTCAGTAGGAGAAACTGCTGAGTTAGTTGTAAAAGCAGTTGCAATGCAATTTAACGGCGGCCATGTTGACATTCGCCGCAATTCATATGTGGATGACTTTGAAGATATTGAAGATGTGATATTACTAGCCAAAAAAGATCGTTCCATTATCGTGTATACGATTGTCATTCCCACGCTAAAAGAATACTTGGATCGTCGGGCAGAAGAAGAGGGAATCGTAGCGGTAGATTTACTCAGTCCTTTGATGAACGCCTTTGAATCTCGACTAAATAAGCAGCCACACCACCAACCAGGACTAATGAGAAAATTAGATGAGGAATATTTTAGAAGAATTGAAGCAATTGAATTTGCTGTAAAGTATGATGATGGTCGGGATCCAAGAGGAATAACGAAGGCAGACATTGTTTTAATCGGTGTGTCGCGAACATCCAAAACACCTCTATCAATGTACTTAGCACATAAGCGCTTTAAAGTTGCCAATGTTCCATTGGTTCCTGAAGTGCCGCCTCCTGATGAATTATATCAAGTGCCGAGGAAAAATTGTATCGGATTAATCATTTCACCCGATAAATTGAATGAAATTCGCAAGGAGCGTTTAAAAGCATTAGGATTAGCTTCTCAAGCGAATTATGCTAGTTTTGAAAGAATTTTAGAAGAATTAGATCATGCAGAAAAAATTATGAAACGAGTCGGTTGTCCGATTATTGATGTATCAAATAAAGCAGTAGAAGAAACAGCCGGATTAATTCTAGATATATTGAAAAAAGAGAGGAGCATATAG
- a CDS encoding helix-turn-helix transcriptional regulator: protein MIKLTKRQDEILQIVKQNGPITGKEIAEKLSLSRAALRPDLAILTMSGSLDARPRVGYFFNEKIQMKRQAERFLHQKVNDYKALPIVVGKSTSVYDAIVQLFLEDVGTLYAVDADGHLAGVISRKDLLRASIGNQNLNELPVSIIMTRMPNVITINPEETLLEAAKKMIHNHIDSLPVVKNIDEQNSTYLLVGRITKTTITRAYLEIMDEKPD from the coding sequence GTGATTAAACTCACAAAACGCCAAGATGAGATTCTGCAAATTGTTAAACAAAATGGACCGATAACGGGAAAAGAAATTGCGGAAAAGCTTTCGTTATCACGGGCAGCACTTAGACCGGATCTCGCTATCTTAACGATGTCCGGCAGCCTTGATGCAAGACCCAGAGTAGGGTACTTTTTCAACGAAAAGATTCAAATGAAAAGACAAGCCGAAAGATTTCTTCATCAAAAAGTAAATGATTATAAAGCACTGCCAATTGTCGTTGGAAAATCAACCTCTGTCTATGATGCCATTGTGCAATTGTTTTTGGAGGATGTCGGAACGCTTTATGCTGTTGATGCAGATGGTCATTTAGCAGGTGTGATTTCAAGGAAGGATTTGCTTAGAGCATCTATAGGGAATCAAAATCTGAATGAATTACCTGTTAGTATCATTATGACAAGAATGCCTAACGTGATTACTATTAATCCTGAAGAAACATTGCTCGAAGCTGCTAAGAAAATGATTCATAATCACATCGATTCTTTGCCTGTTGTAAAGAACATAGACGAGCAAAACAGTACATATTTGCTTGTCGGTCGAATCACGAAAACTACGATTACACGAGCATATTTAGAAATCATGGATGAAAAACCAGACTAA
- a CDS encoding Fpg/Nei family DNA glycosylase, whose product MPELPEMETYKHLLMANIAGQMITEVQINREKSINVNPELFKNTIMHLKVLNITRRGKHLLFELQNGQVLLLHLMLGGWMFFGTDVEKPKRTIQIRLSFGEQHLYFIGLRLGYLHLYSQKEAEQNLSDLGPDPLDSALTLNEFLKRIASKHGRLKTTMLDQKFIAGIGNCYSAEICFHAGILPTKDIDDCNELNRTQLFHSMKLVLQDAMKNGGYMDHPFYMGDSLTGGFYDLRKVYDREGENCYLCGSIIVMDMVSSRKTFYCQNCQK is encoded by the coding sequence ATGCCAGAACTCCCGGAAATGGAAACCTATAAACATCTGCTTATGGCAAACATTGCAGGACAAATGATTACCGAGGTCCAAATAAATCGTGAAAAATCCATTAATGTAAATCCAGAGCTTTTTAAAAATACAATCATGCACCTGAAAGTGCTCAACATTACTCGAAGAGGGAAGCATTTGTTGTTTGAATTACAAAATGGCCAGGTCCTACTATTACATTTAATGTTGGGGGGCTGGATGTTTTTCGGTACAGACGTGGAAAAACCGAAACGAACAATTCAGATTCGATTATCGTTTGGGGAGCAGCATCTATACTTTATTGGCTTACGTCTCGGGTATTTGCATCTCTATAGTCAGAAGGAAGCGGAGCAAAACCTTTCTGACTTAGGGCCGGATCCTCTTGATTCAGCGTTAACTTTAAATGAATTTTTAAAACGAATTGCTTCGAAACATGGAAGGTTAAAAACAACGATGCTTGACCAGAAATTTATTGCAGGGATTGGGAACTGCTATTCCGCGGAAATATGCTTTCATGCAGGAATTTTACCAACGAAAGACATTGATGATTGTAATGAATTGAATCGGACCCAATTATTTCATTCAATGAAATTAGTCCTACAAGATGCTATGAAAAATGGCGGTTATATGGACCATCCTTTTTATATGGGGGATTCCCTTACAGGGGGGTTCTATGATTTAAGGAAAGTGTATGATCGCGAAGGAGAAAATTGTTATTTGTGCGGGTCCATCATTGTGATGGATATGGTCTCTTCAAGAAAAACGTTTTATTGTCAGAATTGTCAAAAATAG
- a CDS encoding NUDIX domain-containing protein — MFFIRETVRVLPGKIGEFNDFFHTYLLPNQLKNGAKLVGRWITVSEDEIIAIWEYPSYEEYVKIEERVLRDEMHQQAEIQLQKLGRLFLENQKDCLTPTGSYSTPKQNVTVSGYITNELSETLLVKTFWRADTWELPGGRVDDGETLDVALCREILEETGIIVQLQGVTGVYSNGSTLSVVFRGKCLGGQPKTSTETKDVRFIAINHANVKQFVTRGKFIPRVIDAMKGNCIPYEAFSVRPYELLNRINGISNED; from the coding sequence ATGTTTTTTATAAGAGAAACTGTTCGAGTACTCCCGGGAAAAATCGGTGAATTTAATGATTTTTTTCATACGTACTTGCTTCCCAATCAGTTAAAAAATGGCGCAAAATTAGTCGGTCGCTGGATAACTGTATCAGAAGATGAAATCATTGCTATTTGGGAGTATCCAAGCTATGAAGAGTATGTAAAAATTGAAGAAAGGGTGTTACGTGATGAAATGCATCAGCAGGCTGAAATTCAACTACAAAAGCTTGGTCGGTTATTTTTAGAGAATCAGAAAGATTGCTTAACACCGACCGGGTCATACAGCACCCCGAAACAAAACGTTACGGTTAGCGGATATATAACAAATGAACTGAGTGAAACCTTACTAGTTAAAACCTTTTGGCGGGCAGATACGTGGGAACTTCCTGGAGGCAGAGTGGATGACGGTGAAACACTTGATGTAGCCTTGTGTCGGGAAATTTTAGAGGAAACAGGCATTATTGTTCAATTACAAGGTGTAACCGGAGTCTATTCTAATGGAAGTACATTATCCGTTGTTTTTCGGGGAAAATGCCTGGGAGGACAACCAAAAACATCGACAGAAACAAAGGATGTTCGTTTTATTGCAATCAATCATGCCAATGTAAAACAATTTGTTACACGAGGTAAATTCATTCCAAGAGTAATAGATGCGATGAAAGGGAATTGCATTCCCTATGAAGCGTTTAGTGTGCGTCCTTATGAACTACTGAACAGAATTAACGGAATAAGTAATGAAGATTAA
- a CDS encoding YitT family protein, with protein sequence MKKIVIQTIAVTFFTILMAYSLNTFLIPHQVLTGGIAGIAIIINNYLSLNTGWIILAINLPLFVLGYFYLGRKFMFLTVYSVILLSVSMKFIPVHTFSDDILLSSVFGGVLYGLSVGANIRVGASAGGVDIISLILAKKKDMSVGVIITCLNYTIVLVSALVFGVDKTLYTLFAIFASGKAVDTVHTNHTKLTVTIVTEKWMELSEALIQLHPRGITMTDAEGVYSRHPKKVLTTVITKYELAETKETIQKNDPAAFVHITRAIEVMGRFRRD encoded by the coding sequence GTGAAAAAAATAGTTATTCAAACTATTGCAGTAACCTTTTTTACAATCCTTATGGCGTATTCCCTAAACACCTTTCTTATTCCGCATCAAGTGTTAACAGGCGGAATTGCAGGGATAGCCATTATCATAAATAATTATCTGTCATTAAACACAGGCTGGATCATACTCGCTATTAATCTTCCATTATTTGTTCTTGGCTATTTTTATTTAGGCAGGAAATTCATGTTTTTGACCGTTTATTCTGTGATCCTCTTGTCTGTGTCAATGAAGTTTATTCCCGTCCATACTTTCAGTGATGACATTTTATTATCAAGCGTTTTTGGCGGAGTGCTCTATGGTTTAAGTGTGGGGGCGAATATCCGTGTTGGAGCTTCAGCTGGTGGCGTAGATATAATCAGTCTAATTTTAGCCAAAAAGAAGGATATGTCAGTTGGCGTTATCATCACCTGTTTAAATTATACAATTGTACTAGTTTCAGCTCTCGTCTTTGGTGTGGATAAGACACTTTATACTCTATTTGCGATATTTGCTTCTGGAAAGGCAGTTGATACCGTTCATACGAATCACACAAAGCTAACAGTCACCATTGTAACCGAGAAATGGATGGAATTGAGTGAAGCCCTTATTCAATTGCATCCACGTGGAATTACGATGACAGATGCTGAAGGTGTTTATTCCCGACATCCTAAAAAAGTGTTAACAACAGTGATTACAAAATATGAGTTAGCCGAAACGAAAGAAACCATTCAGAAAAATGATCCGGCTGCATTTGTCCATATTACGAGAGCGATCGAAGTGATGGGGAGATTTAGAAGGGATTAA